The Bryobacteraceae bacterium genome includes a window with the following:
- the trx-3 gene encoding thiol reductase thioredoxin produces MKGTVIRHCPSCGKANRVPAARLADHGRCGACRADLPPLAEPLEVTAAEFDSIIASSPVPVLADFWAPWCGPCRMAAPELISLAREVAGRALVLEVNVDQNPGLASRYGVQSIPNFLVFSGGRLLMQRAGLVPRAEMRRWLEKAYAAA; encoded by the coding sequence ATGAAAGGCACCGTCATCCGCCACTGTCCGTCCTGCGGCAAGGCGAACCGCGTTCCTGCCGCGCGCCTGGCCGACCACGGCCGGTGCGGGGCGTGCCGCGCCGACCTTCCGCCGCTGGCCGAGCCTCTGGAAGTGACCGCTGCGGAGTTCGACTCGATCATCGCCTCTTCGCCCGTGCCGGTGCTGGCCGACTTCTGGGCGCCGTGGTGCGGCCCCTGCCGGATGGCCGCGCCGGAGCTCATCTCGCTTGCCCGCGAGGTGGCCGGCCGCGCGCTGGTGCTCGAAGTGAACGTGGATCAGAATCCCGGGCTCGCCTCGCGCTACGGCGTGCAGTCGATTCCGAATTTCCTCGTTTTCTCCGGAGGGCGGCTGCTGATGCAGCGCGCCGGGCTTGTCCCGCGCGCCGAAATGCGCCGCTGGCTGGAAAAGGCGTACGCCGCCGCCTGA